From a region of the Osmia lignaria lignaria isolate PbOS001 chromosome 10, iyOsmLign1, whole genome shotgun sequence genome:
- the LOC143305745 gene encoding uncharacterized protein LOC143305745, which produces MTRITAPVQQNQIWKRLYERVHMAILHEWQTMRHTIEAETRDQAKNEKWIAYRRKLLTASNFGKICRLRNDTPRANTLKNIMYPQIPNLRSLEYGRENEANALRQLENELGIHILPCGLFIDAVVPYLGATPDGIVDDIIVEVKCPESAKDLSPAEAIEQLPAIRRIFRGDEMNKIHHYYYQVQGQLHITNRQCALFCLWTPKGMKIVKVPRNDTFWATEMEEKLKKFYKDCMLPEIIESRFNRHQPIREPPYIKTGGTCTSTQ; this is translated from the coding sequence ATGACCAGGATTACGGCCCCAGTGCAGCaaaaccagatatggaagaGACTGTATGAAAGAGTACACATGGCCATACTCCATGAGTGGCAGACGATGCGGCACACGATCGAAGCGGAAACTCGCGATCAAGCGAAAAATGAAAAGTGGATAGCTTacaggagaaaattattaaccgcATCAAATTTCGGCAAGATATGCAGATTACGAAATGATACACCGCGAGCAAATACTTTGAAGAAtataatgtatccgcaaataccgAATTTACGTTCCCTCGAATACGGAAGAGAGAACGAGGCAAACGCCTTGAGGCAATTAGAAAACGAATTAGGAATTCATATTCTACCATGTGGCCTCttcatcgatgccgttgtgccttACTTAGGTGCAACCCCTGACGGTATTGTAGACGATATCATCGTCGAAGTAAAATGTcctgaatcggcgaaggatttatcgcctgctgaagcaatagagcaacttcctgcaatacggcgtattttccggggtgatgaaatgaataaaattcatcactactattatcaagtgcaaggacagttgcacataacgaatagacaatgtgctttattctgtttatggacgccgaaaggaatgaaaattgtcAAAGTACCAAGAAATGATACATTCTGGGCAACAGAGATGGAGGAAAAACTGAAGAAGTTTTATAAGGACTGCATGTTGCCAGAAATCATAGAAAGTAGATTCAATCGACACCAGCCGATTAGAGAACCTCCGTACATAAAAACCGGAGGAACATGTACAAGTACACAATAA